A segment of the Terriglobia bacterium genome:
GCCACGATTGCCCCACCTTGCGGCTCTGCTCGTACATTTTTGCGCCGTGCCGCCAGAGATTGTTGGCCAGCCGTACCGCGGTGTAGGCTTGGCCGCGTCCGCGCAAAGCCGGGCCGCGTGCGGCGCCTTGCGCCCGCGTGCCGTGGCAGTCGGCGCATCCCCGCCACGCGAAGATGCTGGCCCCGACCTGCGGCGATCCGGATGGCTCCTGGTAATGCAGGCTATAAAGAAACACCGCCAGGTCGGCCATCTCCTGCGACTCAAACGTTGGCGGCGCCTGCCCCACGGAGCGCATGGCGCGATGCATGTCGGGAAAATGATTCAGCATCGTCTCCCCGAATTGCGAAAACGTGGGCGGCAGCTTGCCGTCGGCCCCTAGCACCGGCCCGACCGGCCGCGGAGGCGGACCGCCGACAGGCACCACTGCCGGCGTGGGAGGGTTGCGAAGCGCGTGGCAGTTGATGCAATACTTCGTCTGGAAGACCTGCCATCCGCGGTCGGGGTCCGCCGCCGGGACGGACGGTTCGGCGGCCGCGTTCCCGCTTTGTTGCCGCAGGTAGGCAAACAGGTCGCGCAGTTCGTTCACCTGAAAATGAGGCCACGCAATGCCCAGGGCGCGCATGCTGCTTTCCATCGCCGCGGCGTGGTTCCAAAGGACCTGCGTCCAGGTGATCGGCGAATCGGCCCGCGCCAGCTCCTGCACCGTGGGCGCGGCTCCGGCCTTGCCCTCCGAGCTGTGGCAACGGGCACAATTCTTGGTGACGAACAACTGCTGCCCGCGCGCCGCGTCTCCCGGCTCGTCGGAATAACCGGTCAGGTAGAGGTAGGCGACCAGTTGTCCCGTCTCGTCATAGGACAGCGTGGGATAGGGAAGCTTGGCCTGTTGCATGGCCTCGTACATACGGGGGGCATGGTTCCACATGGCCGTGACCAACTGGGGCAGCGTGGCGGCGCGTTGCCGCAGCGGCGGCCCCAACTGACCTCCACCGGCCCGGCCGTCGTGGCAGTTGGCGCATCCTTTGTCGCGGAAGACGGCGCTGCCCTGGGCGGGCTTGGGCGCGACCGTAATCGCCCAGCGGTTCTGGGTGTTGCTGTACTGAACGCGGAGGATCACCGCGAAGACCAGCAGCGCCGCGGTCGCGATTGCCATCCAGAGCACGAATTCCCGCCGCGGCTGCGTCATTTCGCCTGCTCCGCTTCATCGCGGACTTTCAAATCGCGCATCTTGCGGTACAGCGTGTCGCGCGAAATGCCGAGCAGCGCCGCCGCCTTGGTGCGGTTGCCTTGGCACATGCGCAACGAGCGCTCGATGGCAATTCGTTCCATCTCGTCCAGCGCCAGCGGATGTTCCTCGAAGCGCGCGGCCGCGGCCGGCGTGGCCACCAGCGTCTTCACGTCCTTATCGGTAATCGTCTGCGGATCCGCTTGCGAGAGCGCGGCCACGCTCTCCAGCACGTTTTGCAACTCGCGGACATTGCCGGCAAAGCTGTGGTTCAGCAGCAACTCGGTGGCGGCGCGCGCCAGCGTGATGTGACGCCCGTAACGGTCCGACAACTGCGCGGCAAAATGCTGCGCCAGGACGAGGATGTCCTCGCGGCGCGCGCGCAGGGGCGGGATTTCGATGACCACAGTCGCGATTCGGAAATACAAATCGTCGCGCAGGAATTCCGACCGCAACTGCGCCAGCGGCCGGTTGGTGGCGGCGACGATGCGCACATCCACCTGCACCGGGCGCGTGCTTCCCACCGGCCGCAGCTCTTTCTCCTGCAGCACGCGCAAGAGTTTGACCTGCGCGTCCTTGGGCATTTCGCCGATCTCGTCGAGAAACACGGTGCCGCGGCCCGCCGAGACGAAGACGCCGGGCGCATCGTTGTAGGCGCCGGTAAAGGCGCCGCGACGGAAGCCGAACAGCTCGCTTTCCACCAGGTCGCGCGGCAACGCCCCGCAATTGATGGCCACGAAGGGCTCTCCCGCCCTGCGGCTGGCACCGTGCATGGCGCGGGCCAGCATTTCCTTGCCGGTTCCGGTTTCGCCGACGATCAGCACCGCCGCATCGCTGGCCGCCGCCGCCCGCGCGCGTTCCACCACGCGTTGCATTTGCGGCGAGACGAACACCAGGTTCTCGAACGGGTCGTGGATTTCCTTCAGGTTGGCTTCCAGTTGCGCCACCCGCTGCCGCAGCCGGTGCACTTCCATGAGGCGCCCGATTTTCTTCTTCACCGCCTGCCGGTCGAAGGGCTTGGTGAGATAGTCCTCGGCGCCGCGCTTGATCGCCTCCACCGCCGTCTCCACCGTCGCGTATCCGGTCATGATCACGACCGGCAGATCGGGATTGCGCTGGTGAATCTGCTCCATCAGCGTCAAACCATCGGTGAGCGGCATGACCAGGTCAACCAGCGCGACCGCGAGCCCGGGATTCTCCTCGGTGGCGGCCATCGCCTCCGCGCCTGACAGCGCGACCACCACGGTGTATCCCTGCTCCACCAGGAAATCGCGCAGCGTGCCCGCCAGGCCGGCATCGTCGTCAATAATCAGGATTTCCGCGCTGCTCTGGTCCGGGCTCATGCTCCCGCCTCCTGCGCGAACGCCGCGGCATTCATCCGGCTGCCCAGCCACAACGGCAACTGCACCGTGGCGACAGCGCCTCCAGCGGGGGCGGCATGCAGGCCAATCGTGCCGCCGTGTTCCGCCACGATATTGCGCGCAATCGCCAGTCCCAGCCCGGTACCCTTGCCCGGCGGCTTGGTGGTGAAGAAGGGCTCGAAGACGCGCGCGAAGTCAGCGTCGGAAATGCCGCAGCCGTTGTCGGCAATTTCGATGGCGAGTTTCCCGTCTGTCTGGCGGCAGGTGATGCGGATTTCACCGCCGGTGGAAACCGCGTCCAGCGCGTTGCTCAGCAGGGTCAGCAGCAGAGTTTCGATCTGGTTGCGATCGGCCAGCACCTTGGCGCCCACGATCTCCGCCAGATCGGCGCTCGCCCGCACCTTTTTGGCGCTGAACGATGGCGCCATGAATCCGAGCACCGCCTCGACCAGCGGCCCCACTTCTTCCGGCTGCTTCTGCGGAGCGGGCTTGCGCGAGAAATCGAGCAGCCGTCTCACAAACTGCTGGCAGAAGCCGATGGTGTTCTCCAGTTGTTCCAGGTCCGAGGCGCACCCGTTCTTGTGCTCCGCCCGCGCGCGCATCATCTGCACCCGCAGCAGCATGGATGCCATGGGCGTGTTGAGGTGATGCGCCGTGCCCGCCGCCATCTTGCCCATGGTGGTGAGCTTTTCCAGCTCGAGCAAGGTCTGGCGCAACCGTACCCGCTCACGGATGTCATAGGTGACTTCCATGACGTACTGGCGGCCGCCCTCGCGGAACGGCAAAAGGCTGAGCTGGACCTCGATGGCATCGCCTCTGTGATTGCGGCGCTGCGTCTCCTGGTCGAATACCGCATCGCCGGCGTCCACCGAATGCAAGAACGAGTGCAGCTCTTGGTCCTTGTCCAGCGGCACCGTGGGCAGCGCGTTCCCGATGACCTCCGCCTTGGTGAACCCGTAAAGCTGCTCCGCCGCCGCGTTCCATTCCCAAACCCGCAGCGCGCCGTCATACAGCGCCACCGCGCCCGGCGACGATTCCAGCAGGCCGCGGTAGCGCTCACGCGAGCGGCGCAACTCCTCTTCCGCGATGCGCCGCTGCCGCAGCACGAACCACGCCGCCCACGAGGCCAGCAGCAGCGACGACGCGATCCCCCGGCTGATGTAGAGGTAGTGCAGCGAGACGTAATTCAAATCGCGGAAATAGTGGTTCTCCACCAGCTCCCAGAATGCGAACACCAGCGCGATGATGCTGATGCTGGAGAGCACCAGGGTCGCCCAAAACCATCGCCGTCCGTGTTCGCTTTCCCGCACAAAACCTCGCCTGGCAGGGATGCCGGAGCCGTGAAGCGGTAGACGGATAGACCTTCACCGCCGCACTGATGTTGCTTTGGACAGCGCACACCGGTCAGTGACAGAGGTCACGAGCGCCTGTGAGGGCCGCACGCGGGTCGAACGGCCACGGGCCAACGACCATCGACCAACGACTGCTTTATTGTCCCGAGGACGTCGCCGCCCCTGCCTTCAACTCGATCGGACCGCCGGCAAACAGGGTGTTCGCTCCCTTCTCCAGCGCCAGCTTGTTGAAGGCGGCCACGTCGGTCCGCAACAGCTCGTTAAAAGCGGCGAGGTACGCGTCGAGTTCCCGTTTAACCGCCGTCACATCTTCCATCACCAAGGGAGTCGGCGCCTGGTTATAGGGCTGTGAGACCGCGCGGTACGCGCTCTGCAGGCGATCGTGGGGGCGTGCCAGGTTATGCAGGCGCGCGAGCGGATCGCCCACCGCGGCCACATTGAACACCGTCTCCTCCACCGTGTTCAGCTTGCGCCGCAAGGCCCGCGCCTGCGCCAGCACCGGCTGATAGGCGACGTTTTCCACGCCGCTGTTCTCCGCCTCCGGCCCGAGCAGCCGCTGCACGGTCGCGATTTGCGCTTTCAAGCTGTCAATCCGGTTGATCGACTCGTTCATGGCATTCATCCAGTCGCGCAGTTCCAGGGCCTGCTGCAACTGCGCCCGCCCGGCCTCCATGTCGAACGGCATGCGCGGATCGGCCTCCACCGCGGCCTCGGTGTTCTCCGTTTTTCCTGCCGCCGTGACCGCGACCTTGTATTTGCCCGGCAGCGCCGCCGGTCCGCCAGGATTGAAGAACTCGTTCTCTTCATCCGGACGGCGCGCGGAATTGAGCCGCTTGGCGTCGTCGTAGCGCATGTTCCACGTGACTCGATTCAGGCCCTGCTTCCCCGGCCCGTACAGCGTGCGCACCACCTGCCCGCCGGCATCGGTGACCACGATCTTCACCGGCCCGCGACGCTCGCGACCCTCGCCCGCCGGCTCAGCGCGCTCTCCGGCAGGCTGCTCCTCTCGCTCCGTCCCCGCCTCCTCCGCGCGCGCCGATTCCGCGCTTCCCTGTGCCGGCGCGGGCGCTTGCGGTTGCCCCACCCTTGTCTCGCCCGGTGGAGCCTGCCCCGAAGCGGAGCGAGGTGGCGAGACAGGGTGGGGGTTTTCCGTCCCGCGTCCTTGCTGCTCCGCCCGCGCGGCTGGTTCCAGCGCTTTCGCCAGGTAATAGGAAATCACCACGCCATTCGGAGGATTGGGGGTGGAGAAATCCCCGCGCGCGCTGAACCCATGCTTCTCACCCGGCCACAAGCGCCACTTCACACCCGGCTGCGACGAGTACAGGTGGAAGTCCTGCGCCAGCACCTGCGCCGAGGTCTCCTCCAGCGGCGTGATGTCGTCGAGCACGAACAGCCCGCGCCCGTGGGTCGCCACGATCAGGTCGTGGTTCGCCTTGTGGAACTTGAGGTCGTAGATCGGCGCCGTCGGGAAATTGCTCTTCAGCGGCGTCCAGCGCTCGCCTTCGTCATGGGAATAGAACAAGCCGGCATCGGTGCCGAGCACCAGCATGCCTTTCTGGTTGGGGTTTTCGCGCGCCACGCGCGCCGGATCGTTCCCCGGCAGACCGCTCGTGATCGACGTCCACGTCTTGCCGTAATCGTGCGTCTTGAAAACGTACGGCTTGTTGTTCTCGACCTCGTGATAATCCAGCGCCACGTACGCTGTCCCCGGCGCGAACGGCGACACCTCGATCTGCTGCAAGCGGCCCCACTCCGGCACCTTGGCCGGGGTGACGTTGGCCCAGCTCTTGCCGCCGTCGCGCGTCACCTGCACCAGGCCGTCGTCGGTGCCGACCCAGATCACATTCGGATCGCTCGCCGACAGCGCCATGGACAGGATGGCGTCGAAGGTCTCCGCTCCGCTCATGTCCAGTTCCACCGGCCCGCCGCTGGGCAGTTGCTTGGATTTGTCGTTGCGCGTCAGGTCGGGGCTGATCGGCGTCCAGGTCTTACCGGCGTCGGTGGACTTGAACAGCACGTTGCCGCCGAGATAAACGGTCTTCCAGTCGTTCGGCGCCACCGCGATGGGCGACGTCCAGTTAAACCGGTACTTCAGATCCTTGGGCGCCAGGTCGGTCACGCCCTGCAGGTACGGACGCATGTAATCCGCCACGCCCGTCGCCCTATCCATACGCGAGATGGACCCATTCTGCGAGTCGGCATAGATGATGTTCGACTTGTTTCCCGCCGGCACGATGTACTCGCCATCGCCTCCGGTAGCGGTCCACCAGTCCGCGCCCACGATCCCGCCGCGCGACAGGCTGTTCGACGGACCGCACCACCCGTTGTTGTCCTGCAACCCTCCGCACAGCAGGTACGGACTACGGTCATCGAAGGCCACCATGTAGAACTGCTCGATGGGAATGTTGTCCAGGTAGCGCCAACTCTTGCCGGCATCGGTGGAGACGTAGGCGCCGCCATCGTTGCCGTTGATCATGCGGCTGGGATCCTTGGGATCAATCCAGAGCCAATGATGGTCCACGTGCACCGCCCGCCCGATCACCTGCGCCGACTTGCCGCCGTCGTGCGACTCCAACATCTGGTACGACAGGAAATAAATGTGGGTTTCGCTGTCGGGCGACACATACAGGGTGGTGAAGTAGAAGCCGCGATAGACGTATCGCGGATCGGAGCTGACCAGCTTCCAGTGCTCGCCCATGTCGGTGGAGTCCCACAGCGTGCCCTTCTTGGCCTCGATCAGGGCGTAGACGTGATTGCCGTTGGTCGGCGCGACGGAGAGTCCAATCCGCCCCAGCGGGCCCTTGGGCAATCCCTCGCTTAATTTTTTCCAGGTGGCGCCGGCATCGGTGGAGCGATAGATTCCGGTGTTACTGCCGCCGCTCACCAACATCCAGGGTTGACGCGTGAACTCCCACATTCCGGCGAACAGCACCATCGGGTTCGACGGGTCCATGACCAGGTCGCTGGCGCCCGTGGTGTCGCCCACGTACAGCACCTTCTGCCACGTCTTGCCGCCATCCAGAGTGCGAAAAACGCCGCGGTCCACATTCGGCCCCCAAACGTGCCCGAGCACGCCGACATACACTATGTCGGAATTCGTCGGGTGCACCACGATCTGCGAAATCTGCCCGGCATTTTCGAGGCCCATGAATTTCCAGCTCGCGCCCGCATCCGGCGAAAAGTACACTCCCTTGCCCGTGACCACGTCATTGCGCGGATTCGATTCGCCCGTACCGACCCACACGAGGTTGGGATTGGAAGGCGCCAGCGCGATCGCCCCGATGGACGCCGTGGGCTGCTTCTCGAAAATCGCTTTCCAGGTCAAGCCCGCGTCCGTGGTCTTCCACACGCCGCCCGCCGCCGCGCCGACGTAGTACACGTTGGCATTGCCGGGAATTCCCGCCACCGCGGCAACGCGTCCGCCCCCGGCCGCGGGACCCAGATTGCGAAACTTCATGTTCTCGAGAATGTCGGGTGGCTTGTTGTCAGGCGCGGCAGTGTTGGCCTGCGCCATGGCAACGCCGGCGCAAATCAGGGTTGCCAAGGCAAGGATGAACGCGTGCTTCGCGAATGAGGTGGATGGCATGGTGTGCTCCTGCGGGAATTCCATCGGGCTGCAAACCGATTAGGCTAACGCAAAACTTGGAGGGCGTCATCCTGAGCGCATGGCCGGTAGTGGTTCAACGGCATCGGGCGAGCAATTGAGACTGAGTTGCTGCACGTATCGTCAGACAGCAACTCCGTTCTTGGGAAATGGCAATGCCCCTTGTGTGAACGGATCAACATCGGTTCGACGCTCGTAATTCTTGAGGTAGATTCCCCGGAGCATTTCAGAAGCTGCGTAAGCTCTCCCCCTCGTCTCGCCCTCTGGGATCAGAAAGCCACTCTCGACTAGGATTCTCAGATCGCGGCTTGCCACTTGTTCGGAAACATCAGCGGACGTGATGTAGTGAGATCTGCGAATTGCATAACCGAACGCGGCGTCCACGAGGGTAGGCGTCGCTCTATCGTTGATGCCGCGTTGGTTGACAAGCTCTTCAACCTCATTCCATACACGTTGAGTCATTCTGCTGCGCTGGAGCAACCAGTACCCCTGCCGATAATGCGCAACGAGGTTAAAGTGAATCCACTTTCGGCAGTCGTTCTCTGGATGAAATTTCCCCTGACCGACTTCCCCTAGGACATCGTAGTACTCTTGAGAGTACCTGCCCAAGTATTCCTCAATACTGCAGAATGTCGGTTCGATGATCTGCTCACGGCCCAGTATCAACGTTTGCAGACATCGTGCCATTCTTCCGTTTCCGTCTGAGAATGGGTGAATCATTACCAAATTCAGGTGCCCCAGGGCCGCTCTGATGATCACCGGCAAATCGGATTTCTCATTCAATGAATTGACCAACTCGCTTACCAGCTTTGGAACAAGATCAGCGTCTGGGCCCTCATAGACGTTCTGTTGTTTCTTTTCATCCCTGACGTAAACGATGCCGGGGCGATAACGTCCTGGGTGTTTCTGCAGTTCGTGCTGCATCATCATGAAGTGCAGCCCACGAACTAGTCCTTCGCTGTAAGAAAAGTGCGGGTCATTCGCGAGTTGCAGCACGTATGTCATGGCATTCCGATAGCCGACTGTCGCTTGCCACGTTGGCCGTTCAGCGGTCATCGGTTCATCATTCTCCACGGCGGCCATCGCGTCATCTTTTGTGACGTTGATTCCCTCAATGCTGTTAGAGTGACGGATATTGCGGGCCAATGTGGCACGACGAAGCACGCCAAACCAACGCCCTGGAGTGCTGATGGAATACTTCAAGGATTGCCGCATAGCGTTGATCTTTTCGATCACTTCCAGCGTGCTTGGCAGTAACTCTGGACTTTGAAACAGCATCTTGTCTCCTATTTTCAACAATATACTAATACATAATAATTATGCTGTCAAGACATAATTATTGTGTTATAGTGTCCTCGTATTGCACTAACCGAAAGGAGTGTGGACGTGGCTTTCAGTGAAGCAACAAAACAGGCGGCATTCACTCGCGCTGGTGGGCAGTGCGAATGTCGCCGCCTCTCATGTACCGCTCACAACACAGTGCGTTGCCAGACAAAGCTTACAACCGGACGCTGGCACGCGCACCACAAAACCGCAGTTTCCTCTGGTGGCGATGACTCACTGAGCAACTGTGAGGCGCTGTGCATCCCTTGCCACGAGCAAACCGAAACCTACGGAGCTTAACACAACACTTCGTTCAGGGCGGAGACTACCATGCCTGTAGCTTCCGCCTTGAAGCTCAGTTTGGCCATTGGCGCATCCGCTGAAGTTGCCTCTACGTTCAAAGTCACATCTTCTTCCAAGCGGCTCTTGAGGACAGGACCTACTTTTTGAAATACCAACTGGCAGATTTCGCGCCACCCGCCGCACGTAAAATACACATATCCGTTTCGGCCACCCACATCGCCTTCGCAGCTCTGAAGCGTTTCCAGGCCACCAACGGAATTGAGCAGCGAGACGATCTCCGCTACTCCGGCATCTACTGGAGCATTCACTTTGATCCAGACCTGTTCGTGAGCGGCCACGTTGCAGACAAATTGCCTCTGTCGCGGGTCTGCTGCCAGTAATTCTGCGGGTACCCTCAATAATTGCCGCTTCCCTGGACGCTTATTGGAAACTGCACCCCTACCCGCGCGGGCCAGCATTGCGGCGTGCTCAGGATCAGTGCATTCTTCTCAGACGCTACTCAGGTTGTAAACTGTTGGTCGCCAAATCCATTTTCAAGGTTTGAAATGTCACGATTCGTTTCCGTCGTCTTCATCCTCCTGAGCTTCATTCCCCTTTTTGCCCAGCGCCCGCGCGAGGCCGCCGCCAATCCATTTCCGCCGCAGGCGATGGACGAGATGAAGCGGGTGCAGCAGGCGGCGTTGGCCAGCGACTACGCCTACCAGATTACGGCTCATCTCACGGACAACATCGGGCCGCGCCTTGCCGGGTCACCGCAGGCGCAGCAGGCGGTGGAGTACATCGCCGCCGAGATGCGCAAGCTCGGACTCGAGGTCAGGTTGGAGAAGTGCACCGTGCCGCACTGGGTGCGCGGCGCCGAATCGGGGGAACTGGTTGAATTTCCCGGCCAGACGCCGAACACCGACCAGAAGATCGTGCTCACCGCGCTGGGCGGCAGCGTCGCGACTCCACCACAAGGCGTGACCGCCGAGGTGG
Coding sequences within it:
- a CDS encoding sigma-54 dependent transcriptional regulator: MSPDQSSAEILIIDDDAGLAGTLRDFLVEQGYTVVVALSGAEAMAATEENPGLAVALVDLVMPLTDGLTLMEQIHQRNPDLPVVIMTGYATVETAVEAIKRGAEDYLTKPFDRQAVKKKIGRLMEVHRLRQRVAQLEANLKEIHDPFENLVFVSPQMQRVVERARAAAASDAAVLIVGETGTGKEMLARAMHGASRRAGEPFVAINCGALPRDLVESELFGFRRGAFTGAYNDAPGVFVSAGRGTVFLDEIGEMPKDAQVKLLRVLQEKELRPVGSTRPVQVDVRIVAATNRPLAQLRSEFLRDDLYFRIATVVIEIPPLRARREDILVLAQHFAAQLSDRYGRHITLARAATELLLNHSFAGNVRELQNVLESVAALSQADPQTITDKDVKTLVATPAAAARFEEHPLALDEMERIAIERSLRMCQGNRTKAAALLGISRDTLYRKMRDLKVRDEAEQAK
- a CDS encoding PAS domain S-box protein is translated as MRESEHGRRWFWATLVLSSISIIALVFAFWELVENHYFRDLNYVSLHYLYISRGIASSLLLASWAAWFVLRQRRIAEEELRRSRERYRGLLESSPGAVALYDGALRVWEWNAAAEQLYGFTKAEVIGNALPTVPLDKDQELHSFLHSVDAGDAVFDQETQRRNHRGDAIEVQLSLLPFREGGRQYVMEVTYDIRERVRLRQTLLELEKLTTMGKMAAGTAHHLNTPMASMLLRVQMMRARAEHKNGCASDLEQLENTIGFCQQFVRRLLDFSRKPAPQKQPEEVGPLVEAVLGFMAPSFSAKKVRASADLAEIVGAKVLADRNQIETLLLTLLSNALDAVSTGGEIRITCRQTDGKLAIEIADNGCGISDADFARVFEPFFTTKPPGKGTGLGLAIARNIVAEHGGTIGLHAAPAGGAVATVQLPLWLGSRMNAAAFAQEAGA
- a CDS encoding HNH endonuclease, encoding MAFSEATKQAAFTRAGGQCECRRLSCTAHNTVRCQTKLTTGRWHAHHKTAVSSGGDDSLSNCEALCIPCHEQTETYGA
- a CDS encoding cytochrome c, with translation MTQPRREFVLWMAIATAALLVFAVILRVQYSNTQNRWAITVAPKPAQGSAVFRDKGCANCHDGRAGGGQLGPPLRQRAATLPQLVTAMWNHAPRMYEAMQQAKLPYPTLSYDETGQLVAYLYLTGYSDEPGDAARGQQLFVTKNCARCHSSEGKAGAAPTVQELARADSPITWTQVLWNHAAAMESSMRALGIAWPHFQVNELRDLFAYLRQQSGNAAAEPSVPAADPDRGWQVFQTKYCINCHALRNPPTPAVVPVGGPPPRPVGPVLGADGKLPPTFSQFGETMLNHFPDMHRAMRSVGQAPPTFESQEMADLAVFLYSLHYQEPSGSPQVGASIFAWRGCADCHGTRAQGAARGPALRGRGQAYTAVRLANNLWRHGAKMYEQSRKVGQSWPVLQESDVGDLLSFLNTPIETRK
- a CDS encoding Fic family protein, giving the protein MLFQSPELLPSTLEVIEKINAMRQSLKYSISTPGRWFGVLRRATLARNIRHSNSIEGINVTKDDAMAAVENDEPMTAERPTWQATVGYRNAMTYVLQLANDPHFSYSEGLVRGLHFMMMQHELQKHPGRYRPGIVYVRDEKKQQNVYEGPDADLVPKLVSELVNSLNEKSDLPVIIRAALGHLNLVMIHPFSDGNGRMARCLQTLILGREQIIEPTFCSIEEYLGRYSQEYYDVLGEVGQGKFHPENDCRKWIHFNLVAHYRQGYWLLQRSRMTQRVWNEVEELVNQRGINDRATPTLVDAAFGYAIRRSHYITSADVSEQVASRDLRILVESGFLIPEGETRGRAYAASEMLRGIYLKNYERRTDVDPFTQGALPFPKNGVAV